A stretch of the Massilia varians genome encodes the following:
- a CDS encoding NAD-dependent epimerase/dehydratase family protein, with the protein MTEAAKGKPFKRILLTGAAGGLGKVLRDRIKPWAEVVRLSDVADMGEAREGEEIVQCDLADKEAVLKLLEGVDAVLHFGGISTEKPFEPIMQANILGVANLYEALHKASTRRVIFASSNHAIGYHHVNTVLDADSPTRPDSYYGLSKVFGEQIARYYFDRFGIETVCIRIGSSFPEPANKRMMSTWFSYDDLTEMLRCSLFAPRVGHTIVYGVSSNDSVWWDNRLASHLGYKPKDSSSKFAHLFPDTSEFPAKDDVTTMYQGGKFLLDGPQY; encoded by the coding sequence ATGACCGAAGCCGCAAAAGGCAAACCCTTCAAACGCATCCTGCTGACCGGCGCCGCCGGCGGCCTCGGCAAGGTGCTGCGTGACCGTATCAAGCCCTGGGCCGAGGTCGTGCGCCTGTCCGACGTCGCCGACATGGGCGAAGCGCGCGAGGGCGAAGAGATCGTCCAGTGCGACCTGGCCGACAAGGAAGCGGTGCTGAAACTGCTCGAGGGCGTGGACGCCGTACTGCACTTCGGCGGCATCTCCACCGAGAAGCCCTTCGAACCGATCATGCAGGCCAACATTCTGGGCGTGGCCAACCTCTACGAGGCGCTGCACAAGGCCTCTACCCGCCGCGTGATCTTCGCCAGCTCGAACCACGCGATCGGCTACCACCACGTCAACACCGTGCTGGATGCGGATTCGCCGACCCGCCCGGACAGCTACTACGGCCTGTCCAAGGTCTTCGGCGAGCAGATCGCGCGCTACTACTTCGACCGCTTCGGCATCGAGACCGTCTGCATCCGCATCGGTTCGAGCTTCCCCGAGCCGGCCAACAAGCGCATGATGAGCACCTGGTTCTCCTACGACGACCTGACCGAGATGCTGCGCTGCTCGCTGTTCGCGCCGCGCGTCGGCCACACCATCGTCTACGGCGTCTCTAGCAACGACAGCGTGTGGTGGGACAACCGCCTGGCTTCGCACCTGGGCTACAAGCCGAAGGACAGCTCGTCGAAGTTCGCGCACCTGTTCCCGGACACTTCCGAGTTCCCGGCCAAAGACGACGTCACCACCATGTACCAGGGCGGCAAGTTCCTGCTGGACGGCCCGCAATACTGA
- the garD gene encoding galactarate dehydratase: MNTQVPRTIRMQASDNVAIVVNDGGLPAGTVFPDGLTLVEGVPQGHKVALADLADGDPVIRYGVTIGYANGPIRRGSWVSERVLRMPAARSLDDLPIGTHARPVGEALEGYTFEGYRNKDGSVGTRNIMAITSTVQCVSGVIDYAVKRIKEELLPRYPNVEDVVALEHVYGCGVAIDAPGAEIPIKTIRNLSRNPNFGDHVMVVSLGCEKLPPARLFPAGSIPIGNAEPSVVTLQDQQHVGFMSMIDNLMQTAEKHLALLNARQRVTCPASDLVVGVQCGGSDAFSGVTANPAVGFATDLLVRAGAAVMFSEVTEVRDGIDQLTARAATPEVAQAMVREMQWYDDYLVRGGVDRSANTTPGNKKGGLSNIVEKAMGSIVKSGTTAITGVLSPGEKLQQKGLIYAATPASDFICGTLQMAAGMNVHIFTTGRGTPYGLAAVPVIKVATRTELAKRWHDLMDVNAGRIASGEATIEDVGWELFRLILDVASGRKTWAEHWKLHNALALFNPAPVT; the protein is encoded by the coding sequence ATGAACACCCAAGTTCCGCGCACAATCCGCATGCAGGCCAGCGACAACGTCGCCATCGTCGTCAACGACGGCGGACTGCCCGCGGGCACCGTTTTCCCGGACGGCCTGACGCTCGTCGAAGGCGTCCCGCAGGGGCACAAGGTGGCATTGGCGGACTTGGCTGACGGCGATCCGGTCATCCGCTACGGCGTGACGATCGGCTATGCCAACGGCCCGATTCGGCGCGGCAGCTGGGTGTCGGAGCGCGTGCTGCGCATGCCGGCCGCCCGCTCGCTCGACGACCTGCCGATCGGCACCCACGCGCGCCCGGTCGGCGAAGCGCTCGAAGGCTATACCTTCGAGGGCTACCGCAACAAGGACGGCTCGGTCGGGACCCGCAACATCATGGCGATCACCAGCACCGTGCAGTGCGTCTCGGGCGTGATCGACTACGCGGTCAAGCGCATCAAGGAAGAGCTGCTGCCGCGCTACCCGAACGTCGAGGACGTGGTCGCGCTCGAGCACGTGTACGGCTGCGGCGTCGCGATCGACGCCCCGGGCGCCGAGATCCCGATCAAGACCATCCGCAACCTCTCCAGGAACCCGAATTTCGGCGACCACGTCATGGTCGTCAGCCTGGGCTGCGAGAAGCTGCCGCCGGCGCGTCTGTTCCCGGCCGGCTCTATCCCGATCGGCAACGCCGAACCCTCGGTCGTCACTTTGCAGGACCAGCAGCACGTCGGCTTCATGTCGATGATCGACAACCTGATGCAGACCGCCGAGAAACACCTGGCGCTGCTCAACGCCCGCCAGCGCGTCACTTGCCCGGCGTCCGACCTGGTGGTCGGCGTGCAGTGCGGCGGCAGCGACGCCTTCTCGGGCGTCACCGCCAACCCGGCCGTCGGTTTCGCCACCGACCTCCTGGTGCGTGCCGGCGCCGCCGTGATGTTCTCCGAGGTCACCGAGGTACGCGACGGTATCGACCAGCTGACCGCGCGCGCCGCCACTCCGGAAGTGGCCCAGGCGATGGTGCGCGAGATGCAGTGGTACGACGATTACCTGGTGCGCGGCGGCGTCGACCGTAGCGCCAACACCACACCCGGCAACAAGAAGGGCGGCCTGTCGAACATCGTGGAAAAGGCCATGGGCTCGATCGTCAAGTCGGGCACCACGGCGATCACTGGCGTGCTGTCGCCGGGCGAGAAGCTGCAGCAGAAGGGCCTGATCTACGCCGCCACCCCGGCCAGCGACTTCATTTGCGGCACCCTGCAGATGGCGGCCGGCATGAACGTGCACATCTTCACCACCGGCCGCGGCACGCCTTACGGCCTGGCGGCGGTCCCGGTCATCAAGGTGGCCACCCGCACCGAGCTGGCAAAGCGCTGGCACGACCTGATGGACGTGAACGCCGGGCGCATCGCCAGCGGCGAGGCGACCATCGAGGACGTGGGCTGGGAGCTGTTCCGCCTGATCCTCGACGTGGCCAGCGGGCGCAAGACCTGGGCCGAACACTGGAAACTGCACAATGCGCTGGCGCTGTTCAATCCTGCGCCGGTGACCTGA
- a CDS encoding glycoside hydrolase family 88/105 protein, which yields MKTTLMAASLATLLGCALACGPALAQGGPYRNTDNKNLLDHSEGSYPVPYKKPVVAEVTSQLKAIRGYMDQATPTRIVNRKTGDQITDLKTPNADAIFEPSAGDYGIQVYEMGVVHSGLLKAAEATGDQSFTAMSQRHFQFFSQTLPYFRAQERKFRLDRANSFARFLAPHSLDDSGSMCAALIRARQAKVGPDLKPMIDTCSDWVVNKQFRLDDGTMARKRPQEVSLWGDDMYMSIPLLAEMGRMTGERKYFDDAVNNVMGMSKRLFNPQNGLYAHGWHANHPDAPRFYWARANGWAVLAMSDLLDVLPKDHPGYAPVLNQLRAAIKGIAELQSGTGLWHQMIDRNDSYLETSASAMFTYVIAHAVNQGWVSPTTYGSIAQAGWAGLSTRITPKGEVEGTCVGTTLAGDMVYYYNRPTSVHALHGYGPTLLAGAEIIKMMNNPAIDIQHKVRTYHYVPKGGKTDYNKHQQ from the coding sequence ATGAAGACGACCTTGATGGCAGCCTCGCTTGCCACCCTTCTTGGCTGCGCACTCGCCTGCGGCCCCGCCCTGGCCCAGGGTGGCCCCTACCGCAACACCGACAACAAGAACCTGCTGGACCATTCCGAAGGGTCTTACCCGGTGCCATACAAGAAGCCGGTGGTGGCGGAAGTAACAAGCCAGCTCAAGGCGATCCGCGGCTACATGGACCAGGCAACGCCGACCCGCATCGTCAACAGGAAGACCGGCGACCAGATCACCGACCTGAAGACCCCGAACGCCGACGCCATCTTCGAACCCAGCGCGGGCGACTACGGCATCCAGGTCTACGAGATGGGCGTGGTCCACTCGGGCCTGCTGAAGGCGGCCGAAGCGACCGGCGACCAGAGCTTCACGGCGATGAGCCAGCGCCACTTCCAGTTCTTCTCCCAGACCCTCCCCTATTTCCGCGCCCAGGAACGGAAGTTCCGCCTCGATCGGGCCAACAGCTTCGCGCGCTTCCTCGCCCCGCACTCGCTGGACGATTCCGGCTCGATGTGCGCCGCCCTGATCCGCGCGCGCCAGGCCAAGGTCGGCCCGGACCTCAAGCCCATGATCGACACCTGCAGCGACTGGGTGGTCAACAAGCAGTTCCGTTTGGATGACGGCACCATGGCGCGCAAGCGCCCGCAGGAAGTGTCGCTGTGGGGCGACGACATGTACATGAGCATCCCCCTGCTGGCCGAGATGGGCCGCATGACGGGCGAGCGCAAGTACTTCGACGATGCCGTCAACAACGTGATGGGCATGAGCAAGCGCCTGTTCAATCCGCAGAATGGCCTGTACGCCCACGGCTGGCACGCCAACCACCCGGACGCGCCGCGCTTCTACTGGGCGCGCGCCAACGGCTGGGCGGTGCTGGCCATGTCCGACCTGCTCGACGTGCTGCCGAAGGACCACCCGGGCTATGCGCCGGTGCTGAACCAGCTGCGCGCCGCGATCAAGGGCATCGCCGAACTGCAATCGGGCACCGGCCTGTGGCACCAGATGATCGACCGGAACGATTCCTACCTCGAGACCTCGGCCAGCGCCATGTTCACCTACGTGATCGCGCACGCCGTCAACCAGGGCTGGGTCAGCCCCACCACCTACGGCTCGATCGCGCAGGCCGGCTGGGCCGGCCTGTCGACCCGCATCACCCCCAAGGGTGAAGTCGAAGGCACCTGCGTCGGCACCACGCTCGCCGGCGACATGGTCTATTACTACAACCGCCCGACCAGCGTGCATGCGCTGCACGGCTACGGTCCGACGCTGCTGGCCGGCGCCGAGATCATCAAGATGATGAACAACCCGGCGATCGATATCCAGCACAAGGTGCGCACGTATCATTACGTGCCCAAAGGGGGCAAGACCGACTACAACAAGCATCAGCAATGA
- a CDS encoding DUF4861 family protein codes for MKRLILSAALAASLNAYAAEKLAVTVQHDLSIARPSETISIPWSEVNALLPGALIQKIAVKDAKGRVLPHQVTNVAPLSKDPENKGIAYGELLFQHSFAAGEKSASFTVEKIDTVAPVFAQKANARYVQERLDDFAWENDKVAHRTYGPALAAPSPAGMNKEVLVTSGLDLWFKRVPYPIIDRWYNKGHDHYHTDQGEGMDMYQVGKSRGAGGTGVWDGKQLYTSVNYASWKVLANGPVRAVFELHYAAWDAAGKPVSETKRFTVDAGHYLDRIDSTFQYEGNEPITVAVGLNKNPSDKGQDPVITVKREGPVLLQWIEQKSNGAFGTAVVIPGAEGFAEDKLNELILAKAGSGKPLRYYAGGAWSRGGEITTLAKWQRLAQDTAARDGNPVRVILANPAKSGK; via the coding sequence ATGAAACGACTGATCCTGAGCGCGGCATTGGCCGCATCGCTGAACGCCTACGCCGCCGAGAAACTGGCCGTCACCGTCCAGCACGACCTGTCCATCGCCCGCCCGTCCGAGACCATCTCGATCCCGTGGAGCGAGGTGAACGCGCTTCTTCCGGGCGCCCTGATCCAGAAGATCGCCGTGAAGGACGCCAAGGGCCGCGTGCTGCCCCACCAGGTGACCAACGTGGCGCCGCTGTCCAAGGATCCGGAGAACAAAGGGATCGCCTACGGCGAACTGCTGTTCCAGCACAGCTTTGCAGCGGGCGAGAAGAGCGCCAGCTTCACCGTCGAGAAGATCGACACGGTGGCGCCGGTATTCGCCCAGAAGGCCAACGCCCGCTACGTGCAGGAGCGCCTCGACGACTTCGCCTGGGAAAACGACAAGGTGGCGCACCGCACCTACGGCCCCGCACTGGCGGCGCCGTCGCCAGCCGGCATGAACAAGGAAGTCCTGGTGACGAGCGGCCTGGACCTGTGGTTCAAGCGGGTGCCGTATCCGATCATCGACCGCTGGTACAACAAGGGCCATGACCACTACCACACGGACCAGGGCGAGGGCATGGACATGTACCAGGTCGGCAAGTCGCGCGGCGCCGGCGGCACCGGCGTGTGGGACGGCAAGCAGCTCTACACCAGCGTCAACTACGCCTCCTGGAAGGTGCTGGCCAACGGCCCGGTGCGCGCGGTCTTCGAGCTGCACTACGCCGCCTGGGATGCGGCCGGCAAGCCGGTCAGCGAGACCAAGCGCTTCACCGTCGACGCCGGCCATTACCTCGACCGCATCGACTCCACCTTCCAGTACGAGGGCAATGAGCCGATCACGGTGGCGGTGGGCCTGAACAAGAACCCGAGCGACAAGGGCCAGGACCCGGTCATCACGGTCAAGCGCGAAGGCCCGGTGCTGCTCCAGTGGATCGAGCAGAAGAGCAACGGCGCGTTCGGCACCGCCGTCGTGATCCCCGGCGCCGAAGGCTTCGCCGAGGACAAGCTGAACGAACTGATCCTGGCCAAGGCCGGTTCGGGCAAGCCGCTGCGCTACTATGCCGGCGGCGCCTGGAGCCGTGGCGGCGAGATCACCACGCTCGCCAAGTGGCAGCGCCTGGCGCAGGATACCGCGGCGCGCGACGGCAATCCGGTGCGCGTGATACTCGCAAACCCGGCCAAGTCGGGCAAGTGA
- a CDS encoding glycoside hydrolase family 28 protein, translating into MRFQPRRRALLRTVPAAGLLLAGAGSGCAVSTPSANKSAGDPWQRAADIAARFATPLRFREEDFPITAYGARPCAMVEVKAQTASLVNGTLRTPATGSPDAYPAITAAIAACHAKGGGRFLIPAGDWYCAGPIVLRSNVHVHLAAGARVHFSANPEHYARHGEFDCGANGKLTLSRWQGNDVLNYSPLVYAYNQTNIALTGADWTSILNGQGGVPFETKPDECWWDWKGRGVPARTRTEIAPNPANQPLDKVAPNLPEAQRALIQGEGWQTDSRYLPALSEAGVPVARRVFGHGHFLRPCMIEFIGCSKVLLQGYQVNAAPFWLHHPVNCRDLHMRGVNMESLGPNSDGFDPEACDGVLVEECTFNNGDDCIAIKAGKNRDTGFGPTRNIVIQRCIMNSGHGGVTLGSEMAGGIEHVYAQQLEFRNMHWARKPLNTAIRLKTNMNRGGFLRHLYVRDVTLPNGVRIEPMMYKPLPGAKEITEPVASTAGAIITIDCDYVPGDDAVRIRPPQVSDIVISGVRAGNVDTGSGRFSCYQAFVLLGPVASSFNGPAGTPILPIQRVRISDSDFGTPKNGAQPWFLHNATSITLDKVTIGGKLYNTTLSSHNP; encoded by the coding sequence ATGCGCTTCCAGCCCCGCCGCCGCGCCCTGCTGCGCACCGTTCCCGCCGCCGGCCTGCTGCTCGCCGGCGCGGGCTCAGGTTGCGCAGTCTCCACCCCTTCCGCCAACAAGTCCGCCGGCGATCCATGGCAGCGCGCCGCCGACATCGCCGCGCGCTTCGCCACCCCGCTGCGCTTCCGCGAGGAAGACTTCCCGATCACCGCCTATGGCGCCAGGCCCTGCGCGATGGTCGAGGTCAAGGCACAGACCGCCTCGCTCGTGAACGGCACCCTGCGCACTCCCGCCACAGGCTCGCCCGACGCCTATCCGGCGATCACGGCGGCCATCGCGGCCTGTCACGCCAAGGGCGGCGGCCGGTTCCTGATCCCGGCCGGCGACTGGTACTGCGCCGGGCCGATCGTGCTGCGCTCGAACGTGCACGTGCACCTGGCCGCGGGCGCCCGCGTGCATTTCTCCGCCAACCCGGAGCACTACGCGCGCCACGGCGAATTCGACTGCGGTGCCAACGGCAAGCTGACCCTGTCGCGCTGGCAGGGCAACGACGTCCTGAATTACTCGCCGCTGGTCTATGCCTATAACCAGACCAATATCGCCCTCACCGGCGCCGACTGGACCAGCATCCTGAACGGCCAGGGCGGCGTGCCCTTCGAGACCAAGCCAGACGAATGCTGGTGGGACTGGAAAGGCCGCGGCGTGCCTGCACGCACCCGCACCGAGATCGCGCCGAACCCGGCCAACCAGCCGCTGGACAAGGTGGCGCCGAACCTGCCCGAGGCGCAGCGCGCCCTGATCCAGGGCGAAGGCTGGCAGACCGATTCGCGCTACCTGCCTGCCCTGTCGGAAGCCGGCGTGCCGGTGGCGCGCCGCGTGTTCGGCCATGGCCACTTCCTGCGCCCCTGCATGATCGAATTCATCGGCTGCAGCAAGGTGCTGCTGCAGGGCTACCAGGTGAATGCGGCGCCGTTCTGGCTGCACCACCCGGTGAACTGCCGCGACCTGCACATGCGCGGCGTGAACATGGAAAGCCTGGGCCCGAACAGCGACGGCTTCGACCCGGAAGCCTGCGACGGCGTGCTGGTGGAGGAATGCACCTTCAACAACGGCGACGACTGCATCGCGATCAAGGCAGGCAAGAACCGCGACACGGGGTTCGGGCCGACGCGCAACATCGTGATCCAGCGCTGCATCATGAACAGCGGCCATGGCGGCGTGACCCTGGGCAGCGAAATGGCCGGCGGCATCGAGCACGTGTATGCGCAGCAGCTCGAGTTCCGTAACATGCACTGGGCCAGGAAGCCGCTGAACACCGCGATCCGCCTGAAGACCAACATGAACCGGGGCGGCTTCCTGCGCCACCTGTACGTGCGCGACGTGACCCTGCCGAACGGCGTGCGGATCGAGCCGATGATGTACAAGCCGCTGCCGGGCGCGAAGGAAATCACGGAGCCGGTGGCCTCGACCGCGGGTGCGATCATCACCATCGACTGCGACTACGTGCCGGGCGACGACGCGGTGCGCATCCGGCCGCCGCAGGTGTCGGACATCGTCATCAGCGGCGTCCGTGCCGGCAACGTCGACACCGGCTCGGGCAGGTTCTCGTGCTATCAGGCCTTCGTGCTGCTGGGACCTGTGGCCTCCAGCTTCAACGGACCGGCCGGCACGCCGATCCTGCCGATCCAGCGCGTGCGCATCAGCGATTCGGACTTCGGCACCCCGAAGAACGGCGCCCAGCCCTGGTTCCTGCACAACGCCACCAGCATCACGCTCGACAAGGTCACGATCGGCGGCAAGCTCTACAACACGACCCTGTCTTCGCACAATCCCTAA
- a CDS encoding TonB-dependent receptor — protein MKQPPRAALRQLTLCLLGTASVSTLSIGAAYAQDTAQIQTVQVTGLRASLESALNAKREDNGIVDVIKAEDMGKFPDTNLAESLQRVPGVVIDRDAGEGRNITVRGLGQDFTRVRINGIEGLATTGGTDSSGGTNRGRGFDFNVFASELFSSLTVRKSSSADVDEGSLGATVDLQTLRPFDLKGFNATIAAKGKYNDGSEKIDPRVAFMLSNTFMDRTLGVLVSGAFSKRRVLEEGFSTVRWDNGPSSGGWCAPQGVAANPANSTATTCGPAAQGVPRLPASSAATQAYNAASSAGNFHPRLPRYGRLTHDQDRLGLTASVQWRPQRGTLLTFDMLYSKLDATRQEDFLQAISFSRSAAQGGKPQMSVVEAQYAPNGALLYGRYNGVDIRSESRFDELNTTFSQPTLTLEHKISDTWSMSAKLGRANSKFRNPVQTTVTLDALNVNGYTIDFRGNERLPAISYPFDPMAANGALGILGVPQVASGTQPNTIANTTTSEIRIRPQGATNVNDVGQFDLAWEASEHLTFKGGLNRKKYASDTYEFRRVNQNDTIFAPAAGTTGLTTTVSGFGKGLDMPAGNPTGWVIPNLGAIAAAYDIYCNCIKAGPAGGPGDFTLSSITNGNARGNNRTVTERDDGFYLMGEFKYDLWDIPVRGNVGVRHVKTELEAIGYQAAGGGTAVKVNHESKDTLPSMNIAANLARDFIVRFGAAKVMTRPQLGFLSPGGTISTTGTLTINTGNPLLKPFRAKTFDSSFEYYFGKNAFVGLGLFQKNIDTYIQSLRTNVAFRETGLPLSLLPANFSGDEQFQVTAPINTDGGKLKGFELNYQQPFTFLPGWGRNFGTVLNYTRVSSKIEYAVSPTSSERIVDDLLNLSPKSWNATFYYDDGKFSARVSGAKRSSFLTRVPGQNNNDVEGKNETFNVDVSLSYKWNEQLEFTLEGVNLTNEPNDQFISRARNSVVVNNVTGREFLAGLRYKF, from the coding sequence ATGAAACAACCCCCACGTGCCGCCTTACGCCAACTGACCCTGTGCCTGCTCGGCACTGCCTCGGTGTCGACCCTGTCCATCGGCGCCGCCTACGCCCAGGACACCGCGCAGATCCAGACGGTCCAGGTGACCGGCCTGCGCGCCTCGCTCGAGAGCGCGCTGAACGCCAAGCGCGAGGACAATGGCATCGTCGACGTGATCAAGGCCGAAGACATGGGCAAGTTCCCGGACACGAACCTAGCCGAGTCGCTGCAGCGCGTGCCAGGCGTGGTGATCGACCGTGACGCCGGCGAAGGCCGCAACATCACGGTGCGCGGACTGGGCCAGGACTTCACCCGCGTGCGCATCAACGGCATCGAGGGCCTGGCCACCACCGGCGGCACCGACAGCTCGGGCGGCACCAACCGCGGCCGCGGCTTCGACTTCAACGTGTTCGCCTCCGAACTGTTCAGCTCCCTTACGGTGCGCAAGAGTTCTTCGGCCGACGTCGACGAAGGCTCGCTCGGCGCCACCGTCGACCTGCAGACCCTGCGCCCCTTCGACCTGAAGGGCTTCAACGCCACCATCGCGGCCAAGGGCAAGTACAATGACGGCTCCGAGAAGATCGACCCGCGCGTGGCCTTCATGCTGTCGAACACCTTCATGGACCGTACCCTCGGCGTGCTGGTCTCGGGTGCCTTTTCCAAGCGCCGCGTGCTGGAAGAAGGCTTTAGCACGGTGCGCTGGGATAACGGCCCCTCGTCGGGCGGCTGGTGCGCGCCGCAAGGCGTCGCCGCCAACCCGGCCAACTCCACCGCCACCACCTGCGGCCCCGCGGCCCAGGGTGTGCCGCGCCTGCCGGCCTCCAGCGCCGCCACGCAGGCCTACAACGCCGCCAGCAGCGCCGGCAACTTCCACCCGCGCCTGCCCCGCTATGGCCGCCTGACCCACGACCAGGACCGCCTCGGCCTGACCGCCTCGGTGCAGTGGCGCCCGCAGCGCGGCACCCTGCTCACCTTCGACATGCTGTACTCGAAACTGGATGCGACGCGCCAGGAAGACTTCCTGCAGGCGATCTCGTTCAGCCGCAGCGCCGCCCAGGGCGGCAAGCCGCAGATGAGCGTGGTCGAAGCGCAGTACGCGCCGAACGGCGCGCTCCTGTATGGCCGCTACAACGGCGTGGACATCCGTTCGGAATCGCGCTTCGATGAACTGAACACCACCTTCAGCCAGCCGACCCTGACGCTGGAACACAAGATCAGCGACACCTGGAGCATGAGCGCCAAGCTCGGCCGCGCGAACTCGAAGTTCCGCAATCCGGTGCAGACCACGGTCACGCTGGACGCGCTGAACGTGAACGGCTACACCATCGACTTCCGCGGCAACGAGCGCCTGCCGGCGATCAGCTATCCCTTCGATCCGATGGCCGCCAACGGCGCGCTGGGCATCCTCGGCGTGCCGCAGGTCGCCAGCGGCACCCAGCCGAATACGATTGCGAACACCACCACCAGCGAGATCCGCATCCGTCCGCAGGGCGCGACCAACGTCAACGACGTCGGCCAGTTCGACCTGGCCTGGGAAGCCAGCGAGCACCTCACGTTCAAGGGCGGCCTGAACCGCAAGAAGTACGCGTCGGACACCTACGAATTCCGCCGCGTGAACCAGAACGACACGATCTTCGCCCCAGCGGCAGGAACGACCGGCCTTACCACCACCGTCAGCGGCTTCGGCAAGGGCCTCGACATGCCGGCCGGGAACCCGACCGGCTGGGTGATCCCGAACCTGGGCGCCATCGCGGCCGCCTACGACATCTACTGCAACTGCATCAAGGCCGGTCCCGCCGGCGGTCCCGGTGACTTCACCCTGTCTTCGATCACCAACGGCAATGCGCGCGGCAACAACCGCACCGTCACCGAGCGCGACGACGGCTTCTACCTGATGGGCGAGTTCAAGTACGACCTCTGGGACATTCCCGTGCGCGGCAACGTCGGCGTGCGCCACGTGAAGACCGAACTGGAAGCGATCGGCTACCAGGCTGCCGGCGGCGGCACCGCGGTGAAGGTGAACCACGAGTCCAAGGACACCCTGCCCTCAATGAACATCGCGGCCAACCTGGCCCGCGACTTCATCGTGCGCTTCGGCGCGGCCAAGGTGATGACCCGTCCGCAGCTGGGCTTCCTGTCGCCGGGCGGCACCATCTCGACCACCGGCACGCTGACCATCAACACCGGCAACCCGCTGCTGAAACCCTTCCGCGCCAAGACCTTCGACTCGAGTTTCGAGTACTACTTCGGCAAGAACGCCTTTGTCGGCCTGGGCCTGTTCCAGAAGAACATCGACACCTATATCCAGTCGCTGCGCACCAATGTGGCCTTCCGCGAGACCGGCCTGCCGCTGTCGCTGCTGCCGGCGAACTTCAGCGGCGACGAGCAGTTCCAGGTGACGGCGCCGATCAACACCGATGGCGGCAAGCTGAAGGGCTTCGAGCTGAACTACCAGCAGCCGTTCACCTTCCTGCCAGGCTGGGGCCGCAACTTCGGCACGGTGCTGAACTACACCAGGGTGAGCTCGAAAATCGAGTATGCGGTCTCGCCGACCAGCAGCGAGCGCATCGTCGACGACCTGCTCAACCTGTCGCCGAAGTCCTGGAACGCGACCTTCTACTATGATGACGGCAAGTTCAGCGCGCGCGTCTCCGGCGCCAAGCGCTCGTCCTTCCTGACCCGCGTGCCGGGTCAGAACAACAACGACGTCGAGGGCAAGAACGAGACCTTCAACGTGGACGTGTCGCTCTCGTACAAGTGGAACGAGCAGCTGGAATTCACGCTGGAAGGCGTCAACCTGACCAACGAGCCGAACGACCAGTTCATCAGCCGCGCGCGCAACAGCGTGGTGGTGAACAACGTGACCGGCCGCGAGTTTCTGGCCGGGTTGCGCTACAAGTTCTGA
- a CDS encoding nidogen-like domain-containing protein, whose amino-acid sequence MKIALRVICAALIGLAGISSAQAGLYTTNYGTQLTGPSNCDDCYAGPVAFSGSNQSINFFGTSYSSLFVGSNGYVTFGSGQSSFSTQPLDTQSVAPMIAAFYTDLDSRNDDASNVYANTATDGEIVLTWERMGHYSQNYSVRSTFQILVRSDQLVSAGASSQIGIFYGDISDTSAVSAGFGDGMAAVNPGEVAFASFVPGTTLSNAAPRQFVLNAGAPVDVPEPGSLALLGLGIAGLAARRRMAA is encoded by the coding sequence ATGAAAATTGCATTACGTGTCATTTGCGCCGCCCTCATCGGACTTGCTGGAATTTCCTCGGCACAGGCCGGCTTGTACACCACCAACTACGGTACCCAGCTGACGGGGCCGAGCAATTGCGACGATTGCTATGCCGGTCCGGTCGCCTTTAGCGGCAGCAATCAATCGATCAACTTCTTCGGCACGAGCTACAGCAGCCTGTTTGTCGGCTCGAACGGCTACGTCACCTTTGGCTCAGGCCAGAGCAGCTTCTCGACCCAGCCCCTGGACACCCAGAGCGTGGCGCCAATGATCGCCGCGTTCTATACCGACCTCGATTCGCGCAACGACGATGCGTCCAATGTGTACGCCAATACCGCGACCGATGGCGAGATCGTGCTCACCTGGGAACGGATGGGGCATTACAGCCAGAACTATAGCGTACGCAGCACCTTCCAGATCCTGGTGCGCTCCGACCAGCTGGTCAGCGCCGGCGCATCCAGCCAGATCGGCATTTTCTACGGCGACATCAGCGATACCAGTGCGGTGTCGGCCGGTTTCGGCGATGGCATGGCGGCGGTCAACCCTGGAGAAGTCGCGTTCGCTTCCTTCGTTCCCGGCACGACCCTCAGCAATGCCGCGCCGCGGCAGTTCGTCCTGAATGCGGGCGCGCCCGTCGACGTGCCCGAGCCGGGCAGCCTCGCCCTGCTGGGACTCGGTATCGCCGGCCTGGCGGCACGGCGCCGCATGGCCGCCTGA